In Oryza sativa Japonica Group chromosome 3, ASM3414082v1, one DNA window encodes the following:
- the LOC107275408 gene encoding UDP-glycosyltransferase 88B1, which produces MVEMAKHLRRRGLAVVVVAVIDPPDNDATSADATARLAAANPSITFRLLPAPPSPDAGAHPARRALDTLRAWANPVLREFLRSLPDAVDALLLDVAAYFFFPSGASALAALLHLPYYYPEACGNFGSKTRNTPHGACSPATRPRLATTAATSWRESRAAATSSSPPLRPQRRSCGR; this is translated from the coding sequence ATGGTGGAGATGGCCAAgcacctgcgccgccgcggcctcgccgtcgtcgtcgtcgcggtgaTCGACCCGCCCGACAACGACGCCACCTCGGCCGACGCGACGGCGCGCCTCGCCGCGGCCAACCCGTCCATCACGTTCCGCCtcctgccggcgccgcccagcCCGGACGCCGGCGCGCATCCGGCCAGGCGCGCCCTCGACACGCTCCGCGCCTGGGCCAATCCCGTGCTCCGGGAGTTCCTCCGCTCGCTGCccgacgccgtcgacgcccTCTTGCTCGACGTCGCGGCCtacttcttcttcccctccggggccagcgccctcgccgccttgcTCCACCTCCCGTATTACTACCCCGAAGCATGTGGAAATTTCGGCAGCAAAACACGAAACACGCCGCACGGCGCCTGCTCGCCTGCAACCAGGCCGAGGCTCGCCACGACCGCCGCGACGTCGTGGCGCGAGAGCCGCGCTGCGGCGACGTCATCCTCGCCGCCCCTCCGCCCGCAACGACGGAGCTGCGGACGCTAG